One Panicum virgatum strain AP13 chromosome 3N, P.virgatum_v5, whole genome shotgun sequence DNA segment encodes these proteins:
- the LOC120664066 gene encoding receptor-like protein kinase HERK 1: MMAPSGRKRPQAATTFILLFILSSFCICKAQFKPADSYLVDCGSSKSTTVGQMTFASDGASPVKVSTSQEILAGTSANGVASFDNSALYQTARIFTSPSSYTFPIQKQGRHFVRLYFFPFTYQSYDLSLAKFTVSTQDVLLLNDFQQPDKTAPLFKEYSLNITRDTLVISFKPSNGIAFINAIEVVSVPDDLIVDAAQMVNPVQQYSGLSTQPLETVYRVNMGGPKVTPDNDTLSRTWVTDKKYLLNPTVTKQVVGNVNYKKGGATQLTAPDIVYGTAAELAASNTSNALFNMTWQFDVDAGFSYLIRFHFCDIVSKALNQLYFNAYVGGFSAQNNLDLSVMSDNQLATAIYIDVVLSSNDASSKLSISIGPSTLNNVLPDGILNGLEVMKISTGGSAFTVGSGGGNKNLGVVLGAVLGAVGLLILVVVLILFCRKKKTLEKQHSKTWMPFSINGLTSLSTGSRTSYGTTLTSGLNGSYGYRFAFSVLQEATNNFDENWVIGVGGFGKVYKGVLRDETKVAVKRGNPKSQQGLNEFRTEIELLSRLRHRHLVSLIGYCDERNEMILVYEYMEKGTLKSHLYGSDNPSLNWKQRLEVCIGAARGLHYLHTGSAKAIIHRDVKSANILLDENLLAKVADFGLSKTGPELDQTHVSTAVKGSFGYLDPEYFRRQQLTEKSDVYSFGVVLLEVLCARPVIDPTLPREMVNLAEWGMKWQKRGELHQIVDQRISGTIRPDSLRKFGETVEKCLADYGVERPSMGDVLWNLEYVLQLQDADSTVSDVNSMNRIVELPSQVQNVGALESISVTMAEAGASNEPDHDLSDVSMSRVFSQLIKAEGR; the protein is encoded by the coding sequence ATGATGGCTCCATCAGGGAGGAAGAGGCCGCAAGCTGCAACAACCTTCATCCTGCTATTCATCTTGTCATCCTTTTGCATTTGCAAAGCGCAATTCAAGCCTGCGGACAGCTACCTTGTTGACTGTGGGTCCTCCAAGAGCACCACCGTTGGCCAGATGACCTTCGCCTCTGATGGTGCATCTCCGGTGAAGGTGTCCACCTCCCAGGAGATCCTGGCTGGCACTTCTGCAAATGGGGTGGCCTCTTTTGACAACTCTGCGCTGTATCAGACTGCCCGCATCTTCACCAGCCCATCATCCTACACTTTCCCTATCCAGAAGCAGGGCCGGCACTTCGTCCGGCTCTACTTCTTCCCCTTCACCTATCAGAGCTATGATCTTTCACTCGCCAAATTCACTGTGTCGACCCAAGATGTGCTCCTGCTAAATGACTTCCAGCAGCCAGACAAAACTGCACCCTTGTTCAAGGAGTACTCTTTGAACATCACCCGTGACACACTCGTGATTTCCTTCAAGCCGTCGAATGGAATTGCATTCATCAATGCAATTGAGGTGGTCTCTGTCCCAGATGATCTCATCGTCGATGCTGCCCAAATGGTCAACCCTGTGCAGCAGTACAGTGGTTTGTCTACACAGCCGCTAGAGACGGTTTATCGGGTCAACATGGGTGGTCCGAAGGTCACTCCTGACAACGATACCCTCTCGAGGACCTGGGTGACCGATAAAAAATACTTGTTGAACCCAACCGTGACCAAACAGGTTGTTGGCAATGTCAACTATAAGAAGGGTGGAGCAACTCAGCTGACAGCCCCTGATATTGTCTATGGTACAGCTGCAGAATTGGCAGCATCAAATACGTCCAATGCTCTTTTCAACATGACATGGCAGTTTGATGTGGATGCTGGCTTCAGTTATTTGATAAGGTTTCACTTCTGTGATATTGTCAGTAAGGCACTTAACCAGCTCTACTTCAATGCATATGTTGGAGGTTTCTCTGCGCAAAATAATCTCGATCTCTCAGTAATGTCTGATAATCAGTTGGCTACAGCTATCTATATAGATGTGGTTCTTTCATCGAATGATGCATCCAGTAAACTTAGTATCAGTATTGGCCCATCAACCTTGAACAATGTATTGCCCGATGGGATTCTGAATGGGCTTGAGGTTATGAAGATAAGTACTGGAGGTTCTGCTTTCACTGTTGGGTCTGGCGGTGGAAACAAAAATTTGGGTGTGGTTCTTGGTGCAGTCCTTGGAGCTGTTGGACTGTTGATactcgttgttgttctgatACTTTTTTGCCGGAAGAAAAAGACATTGGAAAAGCAGCATTCAAAGACTTGGATGCCTTTCTCTATCAATGGGCTCACCTCTCTCAGTACAGGAAGTAGAACATCTTATGGTACTACTCTTACATCAGGGCTGAATGGAAGCTATGGATACCGCTTTGCCTTCAGTGTGCTCCAAGAAGCAACTAACAATTTCGATGAGAACTGGGTCATTGGAGTTGGAGGCTTTGGGAAGGTCTACAAGGGAGTGCTGAGGGATGAGACCAAGGTTGCAGTGAAGCGTGGAAATCCGAAGTCTCAACAAGGTCTCAACGAGTTCCGTACAGAGATTGAGCTCCTGTCACGGCTGCGCCACCGCCATCTGGTGTCTCTGATTGGGTACTGTGATGAAAGGAATGAGATGATCTTGGTCTATGAATATATGGAGAAAGGCACTCTCAAGAGCCATCTCTATGGCTCTGATAACCCCTCGCTAAATTGGAAGCAGCGGCTGGAGGTTTGCATTGGAGCAGCAAGGGGACTGCACTATCTTCACACAGGTTCTGCAAAGGCCATTATCCATCGTGATGTCAAGTCTGCAAACATCTTGCTTGATGAGAATCTCCTTGCAAAGGTTGCTGACTTTGGGCTATCAAAGACAGGGCCTGAGTTGGACCAAACTCATGTCAGCACTGCAGTGAAGGGCAGCTTTGGGTATCTTGATCCTGAATATTTCCGGAGGCAGCAACTGACTGAGAAGTCAGATGTCTACTCCTTTGGTGTTGTTTTGCTTGAGGTCCTTTGTGCAAGGCCTGTGATTGACCCTACACTTCCGAGGGAGATGGTGAACTTGGCCGAATGGGGAATGAAGTGGCAGAAGAGAGGAGAGCTGCATCAAATCGTTGATCAGAGGATCTCAGGCACAATCAGGCCAGACTCTCTAAGGAAGTTTGGTGAAACCGTGGAGAAGTGCCTGGCAGACTATGGTGTGGAGCGGCCGTCGATGGGAGACGTCCTCTGGAACCTGGAATACGTTCTACAGCTTCAGGATGCGGATTCCACGGTCTCAGACGTGAACAGCATGAACCGCATTGTGGAACTCCCGTCACAGGTTCAGAATGTCGGCGCCCTTGAGAGTATCAGTGTGACAATGGCGGAAGCTGGAGCTTCAAATGAGCCTGATCATGACCTATCCGACGTGTCTATGAGCAGGGTCTTCTCTCAGCTAATCAAAGCCGAAGGAAGGTAA
- the LOC120664065 gene encoding calcium-transporting ATPase 1, endoplasmic reticulum-type-like, translating to MGEAAPPVPDADGFPAWARSVADCEARLGVSASRGLSSADAAARLRAHGPNELAEHPGPSLLQLLAQQFEDTLVRILLAAAAVSFILALFSSAGEVTLSAFVEPLVIFIILVVNAAVGIWQETNAEKALEALREIQSDHAAVLRGGEWLPALPARDLVPGDVVQLRVGDKVPADMRVVRLVTSTLRVEQGSLTGETASVNKTSHAVPVEDADIQAKECMVFAGTTVVNGSALCIVVHTGMSTEIGKIHKQIHEASQEDDDTPLKKKLNEFGEALTKIIGLICALVWLINVKYFLTFELDGWVPRNIRFSFEKCTYYFEIAVALAVAAIPEGLPAVITTCLALGTRKMAAKNALVRKLPSVETLGCTTVICSDKTGTLTTNQMSVAKLVAIGDSSGEVRSFKVEGTTYDPQDGKIHNWPAGSIDVNLETIAKVAAVCNDASVAHSSHQYVATGMPTEAALKVLVEKMGLPGGKNGLSLNPSDTLGCCKWWNNVAKRIGTLEFDRMRKSMGVIVRTSSGNNALLVKGAVETLLERSSHIQLKDGLVVPLDEKAKKIVLASLHEMSTKALRCLGFAYKEDLGEFATYDGENHPAHKLLLDPANYAAIETDLIFAGLVGLRDPPREEVYDAIEDCRAAGIRVMVITGDNKETAEAICREIGVFSPDEDITLKSLTGREFMALEDKKSLLRRKGGLLFSRAEPRHKQEIVRLLKEDGEVVAMTGDGVNDAPALKLADIGVAMGITGTEVAKEASDMVLADDNFSTIVAAVGEGRSIYNNMKAFIRYMISSNIGEVASIFLTSAMGIPEGLIPVQLLWVNLVTDGPPATALGFNPPDKDIMKKPPRRSDDSLITPWILFRYLIIGLYVGIATVGIFVIWYTHGSFMGIDLTGDGHTLVSYSQLSNWGQCSTWDNFTVTPFTAGTRTFTFDNPCEYFQAGKVKATTLSLSVLVAIEMFNSLNALSEDSSLLTMPPWVNPWLLVAMSVSFGLHFLILYVPFLATVFGIVPLSLNEWLLVLLVALPVVLIDEVLKFVGRCTSSSGPKRRSRKQKGE from the exons ATGGgcgaggcggcgccgccggtccCCGACGCCGACGGCTTCCCGGCGTGGGCGCGCTCCGTCGCGGACTGCGAGGCGCGGCTCGGGGTCTCGGCGTCGCGGGGGCTCTCGTCGGCGGACGCCGCGGCGCGGCTGCGCGCGCACGGGCCCAACGAGCTCGCCGAGCACCCGGGCCCGTCGCTGCTGCAGCTCCTCGCGCAACAGTTCGAGGACACGCTCGTCCGcatcctgctcgccgccgccgccgtctcgttCATCCTCGCGCTCTTCTCCTCGGCAGGGGAGGTCACGCTCTCCGCCTTCGTCGAGCCGCTCgtcatcttcatcatcctcGTCGTCAACGCCGCCGTCGGAATCTGGCAGGAGACCAACGCCGAGAAGGCGCTCGAGGCGCTGCGGGAGATCCAGTCCGAccacgccgccgtgctccgcggCGGGGAGTGGCTCCCCGCGCTCCCCGCGAGGGACCTCGTCCCCGGGGACGTCGTCCAGCTCCGCGTCGGGGACAAGGTGCCCGCCGACATGCGCGTCGTGCGCCTCGTCACATCCACGCTCCGCGTCGAGCAGGGCTCGCTCACCGGCGAGACCGCATCCGTCAACAAGACCTCGCACGCCGTGCCCGTCGAGGACGCCGACATCCAGGCCAAGGAGTGCATGGTGTTCGCCGGCACCACCGTCGTCAACGGCAGCGCACTCTGCATCGTCGTGCACACCGGGATGTCCACGGAGATCGGCAAGATCCACAAGCAGATCCATGAGGCGTCGCAGGAGGACGACGACACCCCGCTCAAGAAGAAGCTCAACGAGTTCGGCGAGGCGCTCACCAAGATCATCGGGCTCATCTGCGCCCTCGTCTGGCTCATCAATGTCAAGTACTTCCTGACATTTGAGCTCGACGGATGGGTGCCGAGGAACATACGCTTCTCCTTCGAGAAGTGCACCTACTACTTCGAGATCGCCGTGGCGCTGGCTGTCGCCGCCATACCCGAGGGCCTGCCTGCTGTGATCACCACGTGCCTTGCACTCGGAACGAGGAAGATGGCCGCCAAGAATGCACTGGTGAGGAAGCTGCCCAGTGTGGAGACCCTGGGCTGCACCACCGTGATTTGCTCCGACAAGACTGGAACACTGACCACAAACCAGATGTCAGTGGCAAAACTTGTGGCGATCGGTGATTCTTCAGGGGAAGTTAGGAGCTTCAAGGTGGAAGGGACGACATACGATCCCCAGGATGGGAAAATTCACAATTGGCCTGCTGGGAGCATCGATGTGAACCTTGAGACCATTGCAAAGGTAGCAGCTGTGTGCAATGATGCCAGTGTAGCTCATTCGTCGCATCAGTATGTTGCCACTGGAATGCCGACCGAGGCTGCTTTAAAG GTTCTGGTTGAGAAAATGGGTCTTCCTGGAGGAAAGAACGGACTGTCCTTGAATCCATCTGATACATTAg GCTGCTGCAAATGGTGGAACAATGTCGCCAAAAGGATTGGTACCCTCGAGTTTGACCGCATGAGGAAATCAATGGGTGTGATTGTTAGGACCAGTTCAGGAAACAATGCGCTACTTGTGAAG GGAGCTGTTGAAACTTTGCTTGAGCGGAGTAGCCACATTCAACTGAAGGATGGGTTGGTGGTGCCATTAGATGAGAAAGCAAAGAAGATTGTCTTGGCAAGCCTCCATGAAATGTCAACCAAAGCTCTACGCTGCCTCGGTTTTGCGTACAAGGAGGATTTAGGAGAATTTGCAACATATGATGGCGAAAACCATCCTGCTCATAAGCTCTTGCTGGATCCAGCCAATTATGCTGCAATTGAGACTGACCTGATTTTTGCTGGTCTGGTCGGCTTAAGG GACCCTCCCAGGGAAGAGGTCTATGATGCTATCGAAGATTGCAGAGCGGCAGGCATCCGTGTTATGGTGATAACAGGGGACAACAAAGAAACTGCTGAGGCAATATGCCGTGAAATTGGCGTGTTTTCACCTGACGAGGATATCACCTTAAAGAGCCTTACAGGGAGAGAGTTCATGGCACTTGAGGACAAGAAGTCACTGCTAAGGAGGAAAGGCGGCCTTCTGTTCTCTAGGGCAGAGCCAAGGCACAAACAAGAGATTGTGAGATTGTTGAAAGAAGATGGTGAAGTTGTCGCCATGACTGGAGATGGAGTCAATGATGCCCCTGCGCTAAAACTGGCTGATATTGGTGTTGCTATGGGCATTACAGGAACTGAG GTTGCCAAAGAGGCCTCTGACATGGTGTTGGCTGATGACAATTTTAGTACTATAGTTGCTGCAGTTGGTGAAGGAAGATCAATTTATAACAACATGAAAGCTTTCATAAG ATACATGATTTCCTCAAACATTGGTGAAGTTGCATCCATTTTCCTAACTTCTGCCATGGGTATTCCTGAGGGATTGATACCTGTTCAACTTCTATGGGTCAATCTTGTTACCGATGGCCCCCCTGCAACTGCTTTAGGCTTCAATCCACCTGACAAGGACATCATGAAGAAGCCACCTAGGAGAAGTGATGATTCACTGATCACTCCCTGGATTTTGTTCCGCTACTTG ATAATTGGCCTCTATGTGGGAATTGCAACTGTTGGCATCTTTGTCATATGGTACACACATGGATCTTTCATGGGCATTGACCTCACTGGAGATGGTCACACTCTTGTCAGTTACTCACAGCTTTCAAACTGGGGCCAGTGCTCTACTTGGGACAACTTCACAGTTACTCCTTTCACTGCTGGAACCAGAACTTTCACCTTTGATAACCCGTGCGAGTACTTCCAGGCAGGAAAAGTGAAAGCGACAACACTCTCTCTGTCTGTCCTAGTGGCGATTGAGATGTTCAACTCGCTCAATGCTCTCTCTGAAGACAGCAGTCTGCTCACTATGCCTCCTTGGGTGAACCCATGGCTTCTCGTTGCGATGTCGGTGTCGTTTGGGCTCCATTTCTTGATCCTCTATGTGCCGTTCCTCGCTACAGTGTTTGGTATCGTACCCCTGAGTTTGAATGAGTGGCTGCTGGTTCTGCTGGTTGCGCTACCAGTGGTGCTCATCGACGAGGTTCTGAAGTTTGTGGGCAGGTGTACAAGCTCTTCAGGCCCCAAGAGGCGGTCGAGGAAGCAGAAGGGCGAGTAA